In the genome of Nonlabens sp. MB-3u-79, one region contains:
- a CDS encoding transcription elongation factor produces MNRINYPEFKKTINTHCLETVGERLTTIEKNLDSLMDAKRNETKSSAGDKYETGRAMIQNEEELYKRQRAETSKILDQLLRIDPDKECQQIEPGALVLLPTGLFYVAAGMGKLSVNEMDCFAISLSSPIGQALKGKKTGEVIRFQDQDVIILKVY; encoded by the coding sequence ATGAATAGGATCAATTACCCAGAATTTAAAAAAACCATCAATACGCACTGTCTTGAAACAGTGGGGGAACGATTAACAACTATTGAAAAAAACCTAGACTCCTTAATGGACGCTAAGCGTAATGAAACAAAAAGTAGTGCTGGAGATAAGTATGAAACCGGTAGAGCCATGATTCAAAATGAAGAAGAGCTCTACAAAAGGCAACGTGCTGAAACTTCTAAAATCCTCGATCAATTGCTACGTATCGATCCAGATAAAGAATGCCAACAGATAGAACCTGGAGCATTAGTTCTATTGCCTACTGGTTTATTCTATGTAGCTGCTGGAATGGGTAAACTTTCCGTGAATGAAATGGACTGTTTTGCGATATCATTATCTTCCCCTATAGGTCAAGCATTGAAAGGTAAAAAAACAGGTGAAGTCATTAGGTTTCAAGATCAAGATGTGATCATTTTAAAAGTGTATTAA
- a CDS encoding fasciclin domain-containing protein, whose product MKTAFKKYTVAALALVTIVFISCEDADDNGNIIDPNNSAYDLTETNTDLSILNTALIQTGLDATLDSQGTYTVFAPNNAAFNQYFTANGYANIEAVPIAELRAILLYHVINAEVTSDLLSTGYVKTLGKDEEVEALDLFIEATTPVVLNGSAHVTQADIEVDNGVVHIIDGVLDLPTIATLIAANPEFSNLETALLQQGLEITLSNTNGTMQDPFTLFAPTDDGFQALIALDPMDGLTNLQDILDLTNLTDILLYHVVGNERIRSGDISNGLVIDPITAGTFSIDTMSGIVITDAQMTQANITATNVTAVNGVIHTLDIVIRPM is encoded by the coding sequence ATGAAGACTGCTTTTAAAAAATATACTGTTGCAGCACTTGCACTAGTCACCATCGTATTTATTTCATGTGAAGATGCAGATGATAATGGGAATATCATAGATCCTAATAACTCTGCATACGACTTGACAGAAACCAACACCGATTTGAGTATTCTCAATACGGCATTGATACAAACAGGTCTGGACGCGACATTAGATTCACAAGGAACCTATACCGTTTTTGCTCCTAATAATGCGGCTTTCAATCAGTATTTTACGGCAAACGGTTATGCCAATATTGAAGCAGTTCCTATAGCAGAGTTAAGAGCCATTTTACTATACCACGTTATTAATGCTGAGGTAACTAGCGATTTATTAAGTACTGGTTATGTAAAAACTCTAGGTAAAGATGAAGAAGTGGAAGCTCTAGACTTATTTATAGAGGCTACTACTCCGGTTGTATTAAACGGCAGTGCCCATGTAACACAAGCTGATATTGAGGTAGATAATGGAGTGGTTCATATTATTGACGGAGTTTTAGACTTACCTACTATAGCCACTCTAATTGCTGCAAATCCAGAATTTAGTAATCTAGAAACCGCACTTTTACAACAAGGATTAGAAATCACTTTATCCAATACAAATGGGACCATGCAAGATCCATTTACTTTGTTTGCTCCTACAGACGATGGGTTTCAAGCTTTAATAGCCTTAGATCCTATGGACGGTCTTACTAACCTACAAGACATTCTTGACCTGACCAATCTAACCGATATCTTATTATATCATGTAGTAGGAAACGAACGCATACGCTCTGGAGATATCAGTAATGGACTCGTAATTGATCCTATTACCGCAGGAACCTTTTCTATAGACACCATGTCTGGCATTGTCATCACTGATGCACAGATGACGCAAGCCAACATAACTGCTACAAATGTTACTGCTGTCAATGGAGTCATTCATACTTTAGATATTGTGATACGACCTATGTAA